One genomic segment of Fervidobacterium pennivorans includes these proteins:
- a CDS encoding UvrD-helicase domain-containing protein — protein MENSGLNLGAEQKVTVAEKVRKEPNKNYFISASAGTGKTYTLTNYYIGILEQHEKTGESDIVDRIVAVTFTNKAANEMKDRIVKEIQKKLESLSENDRAYKYWKDVYKNMSRAIISTIDSFCRRILIEQNIEAGVDPNFKIINELKQKKLIDKATQRAIQLAFDVYDAIESGENYTEKVTNYLYGLTTERNKRIRELSDELAKSKEDIFRLFEVFGDISDVAEKIKSVVTNWRLELNESKVSERLLEVFEEAGGALRAFRNISLIAAEFYESETLDNFEYDFKGVLEKTLKVLENSVIREYYQKRFKYIIVDEFQDTNELQKKIFDLIHTNDNYIFYVGDRKQSIYRFRGGDVSVFIKTMNEFEEKIKSGRTDYEMLSLNINYRSHPELIDYFNYISENTIFNNHVYEALSESPDTSKTTDNKSKSKKKDKNKSQANGEDIVLNEALQNVNDILSTEREENIYIHEVFRLRYPELYEKLWFIKKDDESNAAFSPDSNEFLPGDLRRVNYITISKASLLENLQENDETAKEIGLDEDNQSPGKMKKLKDMDERELEALHVAKVIKSLVGKEMTFYEKKDGKFVPISRRITFKDFSILSYKLEGIEDVYREVFAREGIPLYIVKGRGFYRRPEIKAVISALYAIQNPNSNYYFTQFFFTPFTDNLEQNPEVGVRNGKVKIFHKIVMRYRESKGQGLKKSLFQCAKELAEENELPENVTKMIKLIAKYDELKYYLRPAETLKLFVKESGYLRKIPHYPNSSQRLRNVRKLLEQATEFDDQAPTFFELTRLLERISEVQEVEASEISEEEDVVRMMTIHASKGLEFNIVFLVNNDGVDKAEEKTFFPESEDGNGRYVYISQFLDKALKKFETSKVTKELEKELKKLLEAEIIYDKTEILRKVYVAITRAKEMLFVVDLQRKNTKGIPAIKYLTPKGFEERIKIISSLDEIDKLAGSDVESVSGKQEFAEETSIQSLLDLENVVDKGLIFSDFTPKAYKRYISPTLLYGIKDEKSDLESVDESSEDFDSAETISITSTSNFEASKAKARLKALNSLLEKATEITRGKQIHSMLASITKYEQLKLLVEKNALPEDILNVRVLESLFNESEKIFSEWRLAKSIEIYDEKLKERKNYILFGVPDKVFLKDGEFYVVDFKSTDLYKEAEEIERYMFQVKFYMMLLSDLGKVHCGYLVSVPRGQALRIDPPGEEFLDEIIYKIKQFEELMSI, from the coding sequence ATGGAAAACTCAGGACTTAATTTAGGTGCCGAACAAAAGGTCACAGTTGCTGAGAAGGTAAGGAAGGAACCGAATAAGAATTATTTTATTTCGGCGTCTGCTGGCACAGGAAAGACATATACGCTTACGAATTATTACATAGGTATCCTTGAGCAGCATGAAAAAACAGGAGAAAGTGATATCGTTGACCGTATTGTAGCAGTTACGTTTACAAACAAGGCAGCGAATGAGATGAAGGATAGAATTGTCAAAGAGATACAAAAAAAGCTTGAAAGTTTGAGCGAGAATGATAGAGCCTATAAATACTGGAAAGATGTCTATAAAAACATGTCCAGGGCAATTATTTCTACTATTGATAGCTTTTGTAGAAGGATACTCATTGAGCAGAACATAGAAGCAGGTGTTGATCCGAATTTTAAGATAATAAACGAACTGAAGCAGAAAAAATTAATCGACAAGGCAACGCAAAGGGCGATTCAGCTCGCATTTGACGTGTATGATGCCATTGAAAGCGGGGAAAATTACACTGAGAAAGTCACAAATTATTTGTATGGTTTGACAACGGAAAGGAATAAGCGTATACGAGAACTTTCAGATGAACTTGCAAAAAGTAAGGAAGATATTTTTAGGCTGTTTGAAGTTTTTGGAGATATATCTGACGTTGCGGAGAAAATTAAATCTGTTGTTACAAATTGGCGTTTGGAGTTGAATGAATCAAAGGTTAGTGAAAGGCTCTTAGAGGTTTTCGAAGAAGCCGGCGGTGCGTTGCGCGCGTTCAGAAATATTTCATTGATTGCAGCTGAGTTTTATGAGTCTGAAACACTCGATAATTTTGAGTATGATTTCAAAGGTGTGCTCGAAAAAACGCTAAAGGTGCTCGAGAATAGTGTGATAAGGGAGTATTATCAAAAAAGATTCAAATACATCATTGTTGACGAATTTCAAGATACAAACGAACTGCAGAAAAAGATTTTCGATTTGATTCACACGAATGATAACTATATTTTCTATGTTGGTGACAGAAAGCAGTCGATATATAGATTCCGTGGCGGGGATGTTTCTGTTTTTATTAAGACTATGAACGAGTTTGAGGAAAAGATAAAAAGCGGAAGAACAGACTATGAAATGCTCTCGCTTAATATAAACTATAGGTCCCATCCTGAGCTTATTGATTATTTCAATTACATATCCGAAAATACAATTTTCAACAACCATGTGTATGAGGCACTTTCGGAAAGTCCAGATACATCGAAAACTACGGACAATAAGTCAAAGTCGAAAAAGAAAGACAAGAATAAGTCGCAGGCTAATGGGGAGGATATAGTTTTAAATGAAGCATTACAAAACGTTAATGACATACTTTCAACAGAAAGAGAAGAAAATATCTACATTCATGAGGTCTTTAGATTACGCTATCCGGAACTTTACGAAAAACTTTGGTTTATTAAAAAAGACGATGAGTCAAATGCTGCGTTTTCCCCAGATTCAAACGAGTTTTTACCGGGGGATTTGAGAAGAGTAAACTACATAACTATTTCTAAAGCATCTTTACTGGAAAACTTACAAGAAAATGATGAAACTGCCAAAGAAATAGGGTTAGATGAAGATAACCAAAGTCCTGGAAAAATGAAAAAGTTAAAAGATATGGACGAAAGGGAACTTGAGGCACTCCATGTGGCTAAGGTTATAAAGTCACTGGTTGGTAAAGAAATGACGTTCTATGAAAAAAAAGATGGAAAGTTTGTCCCCATCTCAAGGAGGATAACTTTCAAAGACTTCTCCATCCTTTCTTACAAGCTTGAAGGGATTGAGGATGTTTACAGAGAAGTTTTTGCAAGAGAAGGCATCCCTCTTTATATAGTCAAGGGTAGAGGATTTTATCGAAGACCAGAAATAAAGGCAGTTATATCTGCACTGTATGCCATCCAAAACCCAAATAGTAACTACTACTTCACCCAGTTTTTCTTTACACCTTTCACAGATAATCTGGAACAAAATCCAGAAGTTGGAGTTCGAAATGGTAAGGTTAAGATTTTCCACAAAATTGTGATGAGATACAGAGAATCAAAAGGGCAAGGACTTAAAAAATCCCTTTTCCAGTGTGCGAAAGAACTTGCTGAGGAAAATGAATTACCTGAGAATGTTACTAAGATGATAAAGCTTATCGCAAAATACGACGAGCTCAAATATTACCTAAGACCAGCAGAGACCTTAAAGTTGTTCGTTAAGGAGAGCGGGTATTTAAGAAAAATACCACATTATCCGAATTCCAGTCAAAGGTTGAGGAATGTTAGGAAGTTGCTCGAGCAGGCTACAGAATTTGATGACCAAGCACCAACTTTCTTCGAGTTAACAAGGCTCCTTGAACGTATCTCTGAAGTTCAGGAAGTTGAAGCCTCAGAGATTTCTGAAGAAGAAGATGTTGTAAGAATGATGACGATACATGCATCAAAGGGGTTGGAGTTTAATATAGTCTTTCTTGTGAATAACGATGGCGTTGATAAAGCTGAGGAAAAGACGTTCTTTCCGGAAAGTGAGGATGGGAATGGAAGGTATGTCTATATAAGTCAATTTTTGGACAAGGCTCTCAAGAAGTTTGAAACATCAAAAGTGACGAAGGAATTGGAAAAAGAACTTAAAAAACTTCTAGAAGCGGAGATTATATACGATAAAACTGAAATACTGAGAAAAGTATACGTCGCTATCACAAGGGCAAAGGAAATGCTTTTTGTTGTGGATTTGCAAAGGAAGAATACCAAAGGAATCCCCGCTATAAAATACCTAACTCCTAAGGGATTTGAGGAAAGAATTAAGATAATTTCGAGTCTTGATGAGATTGATAAGCTTGCCGGTAGTGATGTTGAATCTGTATCTGGGAAACAAGAGTTCGCAGAAGAAACAAGTATCCAATCCCTGCTGGATTTAGAAAACGTGGTCGATAAAGGGCTTATTTTCTCAGATTTCACACCGAAAGCTTACAAACGTTATATTTCACCAACCCTGCTTTATGGCATTAAAGATGAAAAAAGCGATCTTGAATCTGTTGATGAATCAAGTGAGGATTTTGACAGTGCGGAGACGATTTCAATAACATCAACGAGCAATTTTGAAGCATCGAAAGCCAAAGCAAGGTTGAAGGCGTTAAACTCACTTTTGGAAAAGGCTACGGAAATCACGCGTGGTAAACAGATTCATTCAATGCTTGCAAGTATAACAAAGTACGAACAGTTGAAGTTACTTGTTGAGAAGAACGCTCTTCCAGAGGATATACTCAATGTGCGCGTTCTTGAATCGCTCTTCAATGAAAGTGAAAAGATATTCTCGGAATGGAGATTGGCAAAGAGTATAGAGATATACGATGAGAAATTAAAAGAAAGAAAAAATTACATCCTCTTCGGTGTTCCAGACAAGGTCTTTTTGAAAGATGGAGAATTTTACGTTGTAGATTTCAAGAGTACAGACCTTTACAAAGAAGCAGAGGAAATTGAACGATACATGTTCCAAGTGAAATTTTATATGATGCTTCTTTCGGACCTTGGAAAGGTTCATTGTGGCTACCTCGTTAGTGTTCCAAGGGGACAGGCGTTGAGAATAGACCCTCCCGGTGAAGAGTTCCTCGATGAGATAATTTACAAAATCAAGCAGTTCGAGGAGTTGATGAGCATATGA
- a CDS encoding aldo/keto reductase, whose translation MKRMKLGNELDVPVIGLGCMRIWDKPISEVERLIATSLELGINFFDHADIYGGGKSEEVFAQALKNLQISRDKVIIQTKCGIRSGFYDLSKEHIITSVEKALKRLDTDYIDVLLLHRPDTLMEPEEIAEAFSYVHSKGYVRYFGVSNFNSMQIELLSSAVNYKLLTNQLQLSLTNTGMIDSGIFANTKFHQAINRDGSILEYCRLKGITIQAWSPFQYGNEYGNIQGVFIDNPLFPDLNAKLEYLANKYSVSKEAIAIAWILRHPAKIQPIVGTTNPERLKKIAQAQNVDLTREEWYSLYIAAGNMIP comes from the coding sequence ATGAAGCGAATGAAACTCGGTAACGAACTCGATGTTCCAGTTATCGGGCTTGGCTGTATGAGAATTTGGGATAAGCCAATCTCAGAGGTAGAAAGGCTAATTGCTACATCTCTTGAGCTTGGTATCAACTTCTTCGACCACGCAGATATCTACGGTGGAGGGAAATCTGAAGAAGTATTTGCTCAAGCACTGAAAAACCTCCAAATATCAAGGGATAAAGTAATAATCCAAACAAAGTGTGGCATCAGAAGCGGGTTCTATGACCTTTCAAAAGAACACATCATCACATCTGTTGAAAAAGCTCTTAAAAGATTGGATACAGATTACATCGATGTATTGCTTTTACACAGACCAGATACACTAATGGAACCTGAAGAAATTGCCGAAGCTTTCAGTTACGTTCATTCAAAAGGCTACGTGAGATATTTTGGAGTTAGCAATTTCAATTCCATGCAAATTGAATTGCTAAGCAGTGCAGTGAACTACAAATTACTAACCAACCAACTTCAACTAAGCTTGACGAATACAGGAATGATTGACTCTGGTATATTTGCAAACACAAAATTCCATCAAGCAATTAATAGAGACGGGAGTATCCTTGAATACTGCAGGCTGAAAGGAATAACAATTCAAGCATGGTCTCCATTCCAATACGGCAACGAATACGGAAACATACAGGGGGTATTTATAGACAACCCATTATTCCCTGATTTAAACGCTAAATTAGAATATTTGGCAAACAAATATAGCGTTTCAAAAGAAGCAATCGCCATTGCTTGGATTTTGAGGCATCCAGCAAAGATTCAACCAATCGTTGGAACAACAAATCCAGAAAGATTAAAAAAGATTGCACAAGCACAAAATGTTGATCTTACAAGAGAAGAGTGGTACAGCCTTTACATCGCAGCCGGGAATATGATTCCGTAA
- a CDS encoding Dph6-related ATP pyrophosphatase produces the protein MSTQDKVIFSSWSGGKDSALALNRALKELKKVDILFTMFDETCVHTRAHGLPKEIITAQAESIGARSITRCATWETYEHEFLEFLKEHAQNGIGIFGDIDLQEHRDWVERVCKTYNVTALEPLWLEPREKLLEEFLKEGFKAKIIATKKEYKELLGKELQEGETLKLIEKLNIDLSGENGEYHTVVYDGPIFKKPIRIKIVGNYSTEKNEYLIVGI, from the coding sequence TTGTCTACACAAGACAAAGTTATTTTCTCTTCATGGAGTGGTGGGAAGGATTCTGCCTTAGCATTAAATAGGGCTTTAAAAGAACTGAAAAAAGTAGACATTCTCTTCACAATGTTTGATGAAACATGCGTTCATACCCGTGCACATGGTTTGCCAAAAGAAATCATCACAGCGCAGGCTGAGAGCATAGGAGCACGCTCCATAACAAGGTGTGCTACTTGGGAAACTTACGAACATGAGTTCCTTGAATTTCTAAAGGAACATGCGCAAAATGGCATAGGCATATTTGGAGATATCGACCTACAAGAACACAGAGATTGGGTTGAACGCGTATGCAAAACGTATAATGTAACAGCGTTAGAACCATTATGGCTCGAACCGAGGGAGAAGTTGCTGGAAGAATTCTTGAAGGAAGGCTTTAAAGCAAAGATTATAGCAACCAAAAAGGAATACAAAGAACTGCTTGGAAAAGAACTACAAGAAGGCGAAACACTAAAGCTTATCGAAAAACTCAACATCGACCTTTCAGGTGAGAATGGCGAATATCATACAGTAGTTTACGACGGACCCATTTTTAAAAAGCCGATTAGGATAAAGATTGTTGGGAATTACTCGACTGAGAAAAACGAGTATTTGATAGTTGGGATATAA
- the nadC gene encoding carboxylating nicotinate-nucleotide diphosphorylase codes for MSEKIVEALVELIRKDEHFIDFASYPLRGKNVSGEILLKEPSAVVSGVEIVQDVCKRFNLTIQFSCKDGDVVGKGSIAKISGDAYNLLICERTILNVLSFMSGVATKVRNIVEKTKGKVKIAATRKTIPFTGELQKLAVIHGGGDTHRLNLSDCAMIKDNHIKLYGSISEAVKQVKKILSFSKKIEVEAENEQMAFEACEAGADIVMLDNFAPQEACRVAKALKEKYPHVLIELSGGVNPDKIEEYLCEYIDVISIGRLTSEVKYIDFSLEIE; via the coding sequence ATGTCTGAAAAAATAGTCGAAGCATTAGTCGAATTGATAAGAAAAGATGAGCACTTCATAGATTTTGCATCGTATCCACTTAGAGGTAAAAATGTATCTGGAGAGATATTGCTCAAAGAACCGTCAGCTGTTGTATCAGGTGTGGAGATTGTTCAAGATGTATGTAAACGGTTTAACTTGACTATTCAATTTTCATGTAAAGATGGAGATGTCGTGGGAAAAGGTTCAATTGCTAAGATTTCCGGAGATGCTTATAACCTTCTCATCTGTGAGCGCACAATCTTAAACGTTCTCTCATTCATGAGCGGAGTGGCAACAAAGGTAAGAAATATCGTTGAAAAAACAAAAGGAAAGGTCAAAATTGCGGCAACAAGAAAGACTATACCATTCACCGGTGAGTTACAGAAATTGGCTGTAATTCACGGTGGTGGAGATACCCACAGGCTGAATTTATCCGATTGTGCAATGATAAAAGACAACCACATAAAGCTATATGGTTCCATTTCTGAAGCTGTTAAGCAAGTGAAAAAAATACTTTCGTTCAGTAAAAAGATAGAGGTAGAAGCTGAAAATGAGCAGATGGCGTTCGAGGCATGCGAAGCAGGAGCAGATATTGTGATGCTCGACAATTTCGCTCCGCAAGAAGCATGCCGTGTGGCAAAGGCTCTAAAAGAAAAATATCCTCACGTGCTCATTGAACTATCTGGTGGAGTGAATCCCGATAAGATAGAAGAATATCTTTGCGAATATATAGACGTAATCTCTATTGGAAGACTCACAAGCGAGGTAAAATACATTGATTTCAGTTTGGAGATAGAATAA
- a CDS encoding NUDIX domain-containing protein, translating into MYKMIRYEKLVESLKKNEKQKVATICYAENDGKILFLLRKKEPFSGYLVPPGGHVEEGEDVETATKREFLEETGLELEHLKLKMVTSEVGPEHYNWILFIFVGKTKGTEFVESDEGELVWIDKDRILNENLSPIDKLLVPYILDGTDIVWKAEIEYNGEKEVFRWHVIELQNLNTKR; encoded by the coding sequence ATGTATAAGATGATACGATACGAGAAATTAGTTGAATCGTTGAAAAAGAATGAAAAACAAAAAGTTGCTACAATTTGCTATGCAGAAAACGATGGAAAGATATTGTTTTTACTTAGGAAAAAAGAACCTTTTTCTGGATATTTAGTACCTCCAGGCGGTCATGTTGAAGAAGGCGAAGATGTTGAAACAGCAACAAAGAGAGAATTTTTGGAAGAAACAGGACTTGAGCTTGAACATTTAAAGTTGAAAATGGTGACTTCTGAGGTAGGACCGGAGCATTATAATTGGATACTTTTTATATTTGTTGGAAAGACAAAAGGAACTGAATTTGTTGAAAGCGATGAAGGTGAGTTAGTTTGGATAGACAAGGATAGAATACTAAACGAAAACCTTTCTCCAATAGACAAACTCCTTGTTCCGTATATACTTGATGGAACGGACATTGTGTGGAAAGCAGAGATTGAATACAATGGCGAGAAAGAAGTATTTCGGTGGCATGTAATAGAATTACAAAATTTAAATACCAAAAGATAA
- a CDS encoding PD-(D/E)XK nuclease family protein, producing MSNKKNGRIAYVVPVDRNHFQFVANQISEIYEDAPLNFLFIGPSGFYVRQIADNVARRVNKTINRDAFRVINQYVTEILRLNNYDAEVFDRDFYTVYVTDVIDKIQSDAKFDGDSQKQIILRTLSKSPTIIEYIVDLFEKIWELNLYGDSGKTEAELTGTYALIRDIMQNPTTPFAEILNEIIRKMEQSAEKLKGRKIYDPISVYRWYVDQAEYVEPGRKYLVLSGFLDISPLVRKALMKMVEKAENVFFFVWQKPADFSFDQLDEVYSFLESAGFEIKTDFCKRRIIPLKELIDNVRRIKIPVENELYQYNYVAAQVKKLLLQGERPDDIAIVTPSGSVAKRLMEEFNEAKIPYRYSGKIPITQSKVVQILTQPLETYINEFKTENLLAIIESPLIPERKLTMDEVEDLFRQFGYYSVNLTLNILRDHEKRYEIFFRSLDNEIEEIERQKEKGEIEEDVYFETIKRLEQLKEFRSVIEKLFSILDEIDQNNGKTNFFEWYRMFILRYSKNFEKAFEESEEGGFSEHSVERAEVSQSLGNEVNAFSKFVETLNKLEDYIGKIVELGERTKIEGWKKIYRLLTVMLNSSVYRETFKSANVVDIVDLSNARFLSKKYKFFLEFTDDYYPSIANVNPLLFKTNNERSKIYEMIEERERRSLILSIMFSDESQLVVPLATNTGDMLVPSKYLSEFAELENEREKFVPNLSDIYSEIDYEIEKLKFEKFEKPSSFGLADDDFIVGGVEVNEFSYNKINTYMKCPLQFYFQQVVDIYKPGGTIENKESINDGLIVHRVMNKFFGDFLKKTIFEVDEEKIINWIDEEYRKLYSEGIYAHSIPRRMKVEEISKNLLPLLKAFVRDKKVINLKQRSISVSEGYLEEESEKKFSGSKIELISEKILSLEKEFTAQYGKYSFVARVDRIDEVSALVNKNSETNGKANDFLDDGSDEGEGYAILDYKYADIRNSAIEQLMFYDWILQKSNDSAINTGDRVYFILFSLKPNDKGKYTYGYEYAKRQNDNDSPKIFLPIGKRGTIFGYTTFDYQVFENWLMELISMITEKGSFIPVFLESDMKSFVKLAMRLVNEKGMELIAPNGSKETRNCRSATNRAYNCPYEPICSMFEIHGVKLKKS from the coding sequence ATGAGCAATAAGAAAAATGGTAGGATAGCTTACGTTGTTCCGGTTGACAGAAATCATTTTCAATTCGTTGCCAACCAGATTTCTGAAATATACGAAGATGCCCCTTTAAACTTTCTTTTCATCGGTCCTTCAGGGTTTTATGTTAGACAGATTGCAGATAATGTCGCAAGGCGAGTCAATAAAACCATCAACAGGGATGCGTTTAGAGTTATTAACCAATACGTGACTGAAATACTCAGGTTGAACAATTACGATGCGGAAGTTTTTGATAGAGATTTCTACACGGTATATGTTACGGATGTTATCGATAAAATTCAAAGTGATGCGAAGTTCGATGGTGACAGCCAAAAACAAATCATCCTAAGGACTCTTTCTAAATCTCCAACGATAATTGAATACATCGTAGACCTTTTTGAAAAAATCTGGGAGTTGAACCTTTATGGAGACAGCGGAAAAACTGAAGCGGAACTGACAGGTACGTATGCACTGATTCGGGATATAATGCAAAATCCAACAACGCCATTTGCTGAAATACTCAACGAAATCATCCGTAAAATGGAGCAATCTGCAGAAAAACTTAAAGGTAGGAAGATATATGACCCCATAAGTGTTTACAGATGGTATGTAGACCAGGCGGAATACGTAGAACCTGGCAGGAAATATCTTGTTCTAAGTGGATTTTTAGATATCTCCCCGCTTGTTCGAAAGGCATTAATGAAAATGGTTGAAAAAGCGGAAAATGTGTTCTTCTTTGTTTGGCAAAAACCTGCAGATTTTTCTTTTGACCAGCTTGACGAAGTCTACAGCTTCCTTGAGTCAGCCGGATTTGAAATAAAAACAGATTTCTGCAAACGAAGGATAATACCTTTAAAAGAGCTGATTGATAATGTACGACGAATAAAAATTCCTGTTGAAAACGAACTTTACCAATACAATTATGTAGCTGCTCAGGTGAAGAAGTTACTCTTACAAGGTGAACGCCCCGATGATATAGCGATTGTTACGCCATCAGGTTCTGTAGCCAAAAGGCTTATGGAAGAGTTCAATGAAGCGAAAATCCCCTACAGATATAGTGGAAAGATACCTATTACTCAAAGCAAAGTCGTCCAAATCCTCACACAGCCTTTGGAAACGTATATCAACGAATTTAAAACGGAAAACTTGCTTGCGATAATTGAATCTCCGTTGATACCTGAACGAAAGCTCACAATGGATGAAGTAGAAGACCTTTTCAGGCAATTCGGATATTACTCGGTAAACTTAACACTCAACATCCTGAGAGACCACGAGAAAAGATATGAGATATTCTTTAGAAGCCTGGATAACGAAATAGAAGAAATAGAACGGCAGAAAGAAAAGGGAGAAATAGAAGAAGATGTGTATTTTGAAACTATAAAACGCTTAGAACAACTCAAAGAATTTAGAAGCGTTATCGAGAAACTTTTTAGTATACTCGATGAAATAGACCAAAACAATGGGAAAACTAATTTCTTCGAATGGTACCGAATGTTCATATTAAGGTACTCTAAGAATTTTGAAAAAGCCTTCGAGGAATCAGAAGAGGGAGGATTTTCTGAGCATAGTGTGGAAAGAGCAGAGGTTTCGCAAAGCCTTGGGAACGAAGTAAACGCGTTTTCGAAGTTTGTAGAAACGTTAAACAAGCTTGAAGATTACATTGGTAAGATTGTTGAGCTTGGTGAAAGAACGAAGATAGAAGGTTGGAAAAAAATATATAGACTTCTCACGGTGATGCTTAATTCTTCGGTTTACAGAGAGACTTTCAAATCTGCAAACGTAGTTGATATTGTTGACCTCTCAAACGCAAGGTTCTTGAGTAAAAAATACAAATTCTTCCTTGAGTTTACGGATGATTATTATCCGTCAATTGCAAATGTAAACCCGCTTCTTTTCAAAACGAACAATGAACGGTCAAAGATTTACGAAATGATAGAAGAGCGGGAACGCAGGTCACTTATACTTTCAATCATGTTCAGTGATGAATCGCAGCTTGTTGTCCCTCTTGCTACGAATACAGGTGATATGCTTGTTCCTTCGAAATATCTCAGTGAATTTGCGGAGCTGGAAAATGAGCGGGAGAAGTTTGTCCCTAATCTTTCGGATATATATTCTGAAATTGATTACGAAATTGAAAAGCTGAAATTCGAGAAATTCGAAAAACCATCGAGTTTTGGCTTAGCTGATGATGACTTTATCGTCGGTGGGGTGGAGGTTAACGAGTTTAGCTACAACAAGATAAACACGTATATGAAATGTCCTCTACAGTTTTACTTCCAGCAGGTAGTAGATATTTACAAACCAGGTGGGACTATTGAGAACAAAGAGTCTATTAATGACGGGTTAATTGTCCATCGAGTGATGAACAAATTTTTTGGAGATTTCTTGAAAAAGACTATTTTTGAGGTTGATGAAGAAAAAATAATTAACTGGATAGATGAAGAGTATAGAAAACTTTACTCTGAAGGTATTTACGCACATTCCATTCCAAGACGAATGAAGGTTGAAGAAATCTCAAAAAATCTTTTGCCACTTCTAAAGGCATTTGTGCGAGACAAAAAGGTGATAAACTTAAAACAAAGAAGTATTAGTGTTTCTGAAGGGTATCTGGAGGAAGAATCGGAGAAAAAGTTTTCTGGAAGCAAAATAGAATTGATTTCAGAAAAAATCTTGAGCCTCGAGAAGGAATTTACAGCACAGTATGGGAAATATTCTTTCGTTGCGAGGGTGGACCGAATTGATGAAGTTTCCGCGTTGGTAAATAAAAATTCTGAAACTAACGGAAAGGCTAATGACTTTTTAGATGATGGAAGTGATGAAGGTGAAGGGTACGCAATTCTTGATTACAAATATGCAGATATTAGAAATTCTGCTATTGAGCAGCTGATGTTTTACGATTGGATTTTGCAAAAATCAAATGACAGTGCAATTAATACTGGAGATAGAGTTTATTTCATACTTTTCTCACTCAAACCAAACGACAAAGGAAAGTACACCTACGGGTATGAATACGCAAAACGCCAAAACGATAATGATTCACCAAAAATATTCCTACCAATTGGTAAGAGAGGAACAATATTTGGGTATACTACTTTCGATTATCAAGTGTTCGAAAACTGGCTTATGGAATTAATTAGTATGATAACAGAGAAAGGTAGCTTTATCCCTGTTTTCTTGGAGAGTGATATGAAATCATTTGTTAAACTTGCCATGCGGTTAGTTAATGAGAAAGGGATGGAACTAATCGCTCCAAACGGTTCAAAGGAAACGAGAAATTGCAGGAGTGCTACAAATCGTGCCTACAATTGTCCGTATGAGCCTATATGCTCAATGTTCGAAATCCACGGAGTAAAATTGAAGAAGAGTTGA
- a CDS encoding DNA-methyltransferase, whose translation MPKKNGTITSPFGVSGRSNHDSTPFYNSNLYSGLQKEKNVEYVENPLNKDVLNKIFPKSSENMDELPDNSVHLMVTSPPYNVGKEYDKNLTFTEYREFLKRVWKEVYRVLVPGGRACINIANLGRKPYIPLHAYIIEDMLEIGFLMRGEVIWNKGATASSSTAWGSWMSAANPTLRDVHEYILIFSKEKFSRKNPSGRKSTITKEEFLEFTKSVWTFSAVSAKKIGHPAPFPIELPYRCIQLYTFESEVVLDPFMGSGQTAIAALMTNRFYIGYEINEEYVKLANKRIEEIRMKLENNFPLFEWARENK comes from the coding sequence ATGCCTAAGAAAAATGGTACTATCACAAGCCCGTTTGGTGTTTCTGGAAGAAGCAACCACGATTCTACACCTTTCTATAACAGCAATTTGTATAGTGGACTACAAAAAGAAAAAAACGTAGAGTATGTCGAGAATCCATTAAACAAAGATGTTCTAAATAAAATTTTCCCTAAGAGTAGTGAAAATATGGATGAACTACCAGATAACAGTGTACATCTCATGGTCACTTCCCCACCTTACAATGTTGGCAAAGAATATGATAAGAACCTAACTTTTACCGAATACAGGGAATTTTTAAAAAGAGTTTGGAAAGAAGTATATCGTGTGCTTGTTCCTGGAGGGCGGGCATGCATAAACATAGCGAATTTGGGGCGTAAGCCATACATTCCATTGCATGCATATATTATAGAAGATATGCTTGAAATAGGATTTCTAATGCGCGGAGAAGTCATTTGGAATAAAGGTGCAACAGCTAGTTCATCTACAGCATGGGGGAGTTGGATGTCAGCAGCGAATCCAACATTAAGAGATGTGCATGAATACATTTTGATTTTTTCTAAGGAGAAGTTTTCTAGGAAAAATCCAAGTGGTAGGAAGAGTACAATAACAAAAGAGGAATTTTTGGAATTCACAAAGAGCGTATGGACGTTTTCTGCAGTATCTGCAAAAAAGATAGGACATCCAGCGCCTTTTCCAATAGAACTTCCATATCGTTGCATTCAGTTATACACGTTCGAAAGTGAAGTAGTCCTTGACCCATTTATGGGAAGTGGTCAAACAGCAATAGCTGCACTCATGACTAACAGATTCTATATAGGTTATGAAATTAATGAAGAGTACGTAAAACTTGCTAATAAGAGAATTGAAGAGATTCGTATGAAACTGGAAAATAATTTTCCACTTTTTGAATGGGCGAGGGAAAATAAGTAA